One stretch of Vigna unguiculata cultivar IT97K-499-35 unplaced genomic scaffold, ASM411807v1 contig_5, whole genome shotgun sequence DNA includes these proteins:
- the LOC114172224 gene encoding uncharacterized protein LOC114172224: protein MWPGRSHYQGLPYWHEHSAETFNAVTAKQTRGSARPQAAGRVYALTGAEANRAGNLIFGSCMIDGRSLCVLYDSGATHSFVSESIVLELSLPAKELQYDLVVSTPASRTIRTSTVCARCRVEVEGRQYRVNLICLPLEGLDVILGMDWLSANHILIDCKEKRVMFPSPEDDVVLMSSQQVDQTIQEGSQCFFILTQLYVEKEGGHLETAVVREFPDVFPDEVPGLPHPGNPVLY, encoded by the coding sequence ATGTGGCCAGGAAGGTCACATTATCAGGGATTGCCCTACTGGCACGAGCACAGTGCCGAGACTTTCAACGCAGTCACAGCCAAACAGACACGAGGAAGTGCTAGACCTCAGGCAGCTGGCCGAGTTTATGCTTTGACGGGCGCAGAGGCGAACAGAGCAGGTAATCTCATCTTTGGGTCTTGCATGATTGATGGTAGGAGCCTTTGTGTACTATACGATTcgggagcgacacactcttttgtgtcggAGTCTATAGTGTTGGAGTTGAGTCTTCCGGCGAAGGAGCTCCAGTATGATCTGGTGGTATCCACGCCCGCTTCTAGGACGATCAGAACCTCGACCGTGTGTGCTAGATGCCGGGTTGAGGTTGAGGGGCGCCAATACCGGGTAAATCTGATCTGTTTACCTTTGGAGGGCTTAgatgtgatcttgggaatggattggctatCTGCTAATCACATTCTTATCGATTGCAAAGAGAAGAGAGTGATGTTTCCCAGCCCAGAAGATGATGTTGTGCTAATGTCCTCACAGCAAGTGGATCAAACCATCCAGGAGGGATCTCAGTGTTTCTTCATTTTAACTCAACTGTATGTTGAGAAGGAGGGCGGACACCTTGAGACGGCAGTGGTGAGGGAATTCCCTGATGTGTTCCCTGATGAGGTACCCGGATTGCCCCATCCAGGAAATCCAGTTCTCTATTGA